The following are encoded in a window of Haemorhous mexicanus isolate bHaeMex1 chromosome 7, bHaeMex1.pri, whole genome shotgun sequence genomic DNA:
- the KNDC1 gene encoding kinase non-catalytic C-lobe domain-containing protein 1, which produces METLGAAEDVFYEEEEEEVNCYDFEPLPTLLEDEENVSLADILSLRDSCLTEQDIWAICLECCHSLKSIAHSAIFQTLCITPDTLAFNTNGNVCFMEQLSDDPEGAFVPPEFDITGNTFEAHIYSLGATLKAAIEYIVEPETESEFGQDLHTLLEQMQEENPENRPDIESILLLCEEKMKIASSSNICRSLSAVGRRVLSIESFGASQDVCDNMWKGRMCQRSLGSKLYSNEKNNIAGDSSAVEEVMAACHNNSSVVTMVTGRESGIKEMQIDLDNEKTQHSQLATQTEKSKEEDKHAVYTDSFASVALDIKSCVIDLERDCLFKKGSLRKMKTFPKLPLELADANNFFTSVTNSGPLDRKNHFVTQESLPLDNNNEVTFSKGNLNSFAVSSPPEIESKNHQVDDRHFEAPCVCTQVSGLNLEEHMSLINGKKTGFSSSDHNEDSSGATSEVLKPADMLKGPNQSLAGAKMLDNYMVLEDCSETFQGSNENYVPHFNKMDSVLTTKPSGNRHGSNLIRPPELSNGVMSANNNEDNLCGGRGSEIKSNEQWISLKLLLSWYGRPLKDYELWALCHECLCTLQTCIDYPVVLCLDSVLIDCHGRILFAAPKAEESCDVFYLAPEIEEEDVDTEKVCVYGVAAVLWMAAKYSVPLSHKVVLPRKFKKLLLDMARKNPEERPSLTAAIKTCNHYLLEQGINSKSILTLLGKPIFKAVEEEVLFHDHITFEFTNKKHEMDPSESSPGFVPFTSESKLVAVKGPVPCQISLNCEKATLPVAFTSPATHFKPIILQQDANITKEVQTPVSDQFKKETRKEKHMNNKSGYIEDFKSCGIEDTGVIKTVPETPECDLQVPGHSFQMSSEEQNSGKMFASTVTLPSPSDSSHALQEKSFLSEDPSSSLACPTSPNFLHINNIILKQDSEKRVLTFVPVHLAVSEQIPNKPLRSRIAYDCYHSLPVLLSSTIASYKMSMQAANDASLCNVQSYETTNTENWFDKSSPVIQANCQETECATSIDSFFTEQESTPCTSVSKDSCNFFSDEVVPHQNTTNDTLLQEVIHLIQEEFAFDGYLENGAEVFDMGNFILNLKGIKFGVFSDRICEKFCDLYWDEKLLENLYQVVNGERSSHLGITEADEAKCNNIFQDVKKSESCLASSDQTEGKGEDFDVKAEPVIKTSLAEMDFDESPLDNIKKELTLQSTVPIAKEQQYLQSNGCGPSFAEENTSSEEQAMIKTAGNSYLTSPNLPDFCGCSPGWSSAFYGAECFDSEVHSYLKNLGKQKSSESQNIDAKKVELEQLLMMETKNYRKTIKFYQKLLQKERRSKGPETKSMLPKLRGQLQEMKSKVQFLELVKKYVQMMYAEQWGVESYVLPTVIHNGKADTMDMAPMDESSLLLYYNTEKHQCNNQNGVRVLQAGTPLGLMAYLYSRNAFLEGYVQQFLYTFRYFCTQEEFLQFLLDRISSTLSSASLDPSTPLTKICNRSFYILQAWIEDCYSVDFATNTDLLGTLKEFISSKVASLNGYGERLLSLLEDASARKSGCADLCSGVDKCKEESEEGRKTLHSLCKKLSEDVSRKNFYWKLSKGMGPIAQYQRERLRTGSAVLPKPCCSSFTEDSSVSLARADEVGPVLLTECSAQQLSWQLTLLQQEIFNKCHPVHFLNSRALGVKDKYVAVPKAVSAETVSLKVCNLFLSKCIQDQYLLQLLKNADSISTWVAAEIVTCHTTKRQVSLLSKFLLIAKCCYEQRNFATAMQILAGLENLIVRQLPAWKILPAKVAEIMEELKAVEVFLKSDSLCLMEGDRFKTLPTIPSAHVLAMHVQQLETGGFTMTNGAHKWTKLRNIAKVVSQVHAFQENPYTYAPDFKLQSYLRQRITRFKDADISALAADNCANFHQIPAEKHSRKIQDTLRRMKATFQ; this is translated from the exons GCACACATCTATTCTTTGGGTGCAACACTGAAAGCAGCAATAGAATATATTGTAGAACCTGAGACAGAGTCAGAATTCGGACAAGATCTGCATACTCTACTGGAACAAATGCAAGAAGAGAATCCTGAAAATAGGCCAGATATTGAG aGTATTTTGTTATTatgtgaagaaaaaatgaagattgCTTCATCAAGCAATATTTGTCGAAGCTTGTCTGCTGTTGGAAGAAGAGTTCTTTCAATTGAATCATTTGGTGCTTCTCAAG ATGTCTGTGATAACATGTGGAAGGGAAGAATGTGTCAGAGGAGTTTGGGATCTAAATTATattcaaatgagaaaaacaacattGCAGGTGATTCGTCTGCAGTGGAAGAGGTGATGGCTGCCTGTCATAACAACTCTTCTGTAGTTACCATGGTGACTGGCAGAGAAAGTGGTATAAAGGAAATGCAAATTGATCTGGATAATGAGAAAACTCAACATTCACAACTTGCAACTCAAACTGAAAAGAGCAAAGAAGAGGACAAACACGCAGTGTATACTGACAGTTTTGCTAGTGTTGCTTTGGATATAAAATCATGTGTTATTGACCTGGAGAGAGATTGCCTTTTTAAGAAAGGTTCtttgagaaaaatgaaaacctttCCAAAGCTACCACTTGAACTTGCAGATGCAAATAacttttttacttctgtaaccAACAGTGGACCACTAGATAGGAAAAATCACTTTGTAACACAAGAGTCACTACCTCTAGACAATAATAATGAGGTTACTTTTTCAAAGGGAAATCTCAATTCGTTTGCTGTCAGTAGTCCACCAGAaatagaatcaaagaatcacCAAGTCGATGATCGTCATTTTGAAGCACCATGTGTATGCACACAAGTGTCTGGCTTGAATCTAGAAGAACATATGTCACTTATCAATGGTAAAAAGACAGGTTTTTCTTCATCTGATCACAACGAAGACTCTTCTGGTGCTACCTCCGAAGTGCTAAAACCAGCTGATATGTTAAAAGGCCCAAATCAGTCACTTGCTGGAGCAAAAATGCTAGACAACTACATGGTGTTGGAAGACTGTTCTGAAACTTTTCAAGGGTCAAATGAAAATTATGTACCACATTTTAACAAGATGGATTCAGTATTAACAACAAAGCCCAGTGGGAACAGACATGGATCAAACCTAATTAGGCCACCAGAATTAAGCAACGGTGTGATGAGTGCAAACAATAATGAAGATAATCTTTGTGGAGGCAGAGGTTCAGAAATCAAAAGTAATGAGCAG TGGATCTCTCTAAAACTCCTGTTGTCCTGGTATGGTAGGCCTCTGAAAGACTATGAACTCTGGGCATTATGTCATGAGTGTTTATGTACCCTGCAGACTTGCATAGATTATCCAG tggtCTTATGTTTGGACTCTGTGCTGATTGACTGCCATGGAAGGATCCTTTTTGCTGCTCCAAAAGCTGAAG AATCTTGTGATGTATTTTATTTAGCTCCTGAAATTGAAGAAGAGGATGTGGATACTGAGAAG GTTTGTGTTTATGGCGTTGCTGCAGTTCTGTGGATGGCAGCAAAATACAGTGTTCCACTGAGTCACAAAGTAGTATTGCCAAGAAAATTCAAAAAACTACTTCTGGATATGGcaagaaaaaaccctgaagaaaGACCTTCTCTAACTGCTGCAATTAAG acatgCAATCATTATTTACTTGAACAAGGTATAAACAGCAAAAGTATTTTGACATTATTGGGTAAACCCATCTTTAAG GCTGTTGAGGAAGAAGTCTTGTTTCATGATCACATCACTTTTGAATTTACAAATAAGAAACATGAAATGGACCCTTCAGAGTCAAGTCCAG GATTTGTGCCTTTTACCAGTGAAAGTAAACTTGTAGCAGTTAAAGGACCAGTACCATGCCAGATTTCACTAAATTGTGAGAAAGCAACATTACCTGTTGCATTCACCTCTCCTGCAACTCACTTTAAGCCTATTATTTTGCAACAAGATGCAAATATAACAAA agaggtTCAAACACCAGTTTCTGACCAATTCAAGAAAgagacaaggaaagaaaaacatatgaACAACAAATCAGGCTATATAGAAGACTTCAAAAGCTGTGGTATTGAGGATACAGGTGTTATTAAAACTGTTCCTGAAACACCTGAGTGTGATTTACAAGTTCCAGGCCACTCATTCCAGATGTCTTCAGAAGAGCAAAACTCAGGCAAAATGTTTGCTTCTACAGTTACATTACCATCACCATCTGATTCCTCACATGCTCTACAAGAGAAGagctttttatctgaagatCCCTCCAGCTCTTTAGCTTGTCCTACATCTCCTAATTTTCTTCACATAAATAACATCATTCTCAAACAGGACTCAGAGAAAAGAGTTCTGACATTTGTACCAGTGCATTTGGCTGTATCAGAGCAAATACCAAATAAGCCTCTTCGCTCAAGAATTGCTTATGATTGCTATCACAGCTTGCCAGTGCTACTTTCAAGTACTATTGCAAGTTATAAAATGAGCATGCAAGCAGCAAATGATGCCTCCCTTTGCAATGTGCAAAGTTATGAGACTACTAATACAGAGAACTGGTTTGATAAAAGTAGCCCAGTTATTCAAGCCAACTGCCAAGAAACTGAGTGTGCTACCAGCATAGACAGTTTTTTCACTGAACAAGAATCCACACCATGTACTTCAGTGAGTAAAGACAGCTGTAATTTCTTCAGTGATGAAGTCGTGCCCCATCAGAACACAACAAATGACACTTTACTACAGGAAGTGATTCATCTTATACAAGAGGAGTTTGCATTTGATGGTTATTTAGAGAATGGAGCTGAAGTTTTTGATATGG gTAACTTCATTTTAAACTTAAAGGGAATTAAGTTTGGTGTGTTCTCTGATAGAATTTGTGAGAAGTTTTGTGACCTCTACTGGGATGAAAAGTTACTGGAGAATCTCTATCAGGTAGTAAATGGAGAAAGATCTTCACATTTAGG CATAACTGAGGCAGATGAAGCAAAATGCAACAATATATTCCAAGATGTGAAGAAATCTGAAAGCTGTTTGGCAAGCAGTGATCAGACAGAGG gaaaaggggaagacTTTGATGTGAAGGCTGAGCCTGTGATAAAAACATCATTAGCTGAAATGGATTTTGATGAGTCACCTTTGGATAATATCAAAAAAGAATTGACTCTGCAGAGTACAGTCCCCATAGCAAAAGAGCAGCAATATTTGCAAAGCAACGGCTGTGGTCCAAGctttgcagaagaaaatacaagTTCAGAGGAACAGGCCATGATAAAGACAGCTGGAAACAGCTACCTGACATCTCCCAATCTACCTGACTTTTGTGGCTGTAGTCCTGGTTGGAGCAGTGCATTTTATGGAGCTGAATGTTTTGATTCAGAAGTTCATAGTTACTTGAAAAACCTTGGAAAGCAGAAATCAAGTGAGTCACAAAATATAGATGCTAAAAAAGTG gaACTAGAACAATTGCTAATGATGGAgacaaaaaattacagaaagacCATAAAGTTTTACCAGAAACTAttgcagaaagaaagaagaagcaaaG GTCCTGAAACTAAATCTATGTTGCCCAAACTGAGAGGACAGCTACAGGAGATGAAATCAAAAGTGCAGTTTCTTGAACTGGTAAAGAAATATGTGCAG ATGATGTATGCAGAGCAGTGGGGTGTGGAATCCTATGTGCTGCCTACAGTCATTCACAATGGGAAAGCTGACACCATGGACATGGCACCTATGGATGAATCATCATTGCTGCTTTACTATAACACAGAGAAACACCAGTGTAACAATCAAAATGGAGTGAGAGTTCTGCAGGCCGGTACACCACTTGGTTTAATGGCTTATTTATATTCTAG AAATGCCTTTTTAGAAGGTTATGTACAGCAGTTTCTTTACACATTTCGCTATTTCTGCACACAAGAAGAATTTTTGCAGTTTCTTCTTGATAGAATCAGCAGCACTTTATCCAG tgCAAGCCTGGATCCTTCCACGCCCCTTACCAAAATATGTAACCGCAGTTTCTACATCCTGCAGGCATGGATTGAAGACTGTTACAGTGTAGACTTTGCAACAAATACTGATCTTCTAGGTACCctaaaagaatttatttcttccaAG GTTGCTTCATTAAATGGCTACGGGGAGCGCTTGTTGTCACTGCTCGAGGATGCCTCTGCCAGGAAAAGTGGCTGTGCTGATCTGTGCTCTGGTGTGGACAAATGTAAAGAGGAGAGTGAGGAAGGCAGAAAAACATTACATTCCCTATGTAAAAAGCTCTCAGAAGATGTTTCCAGAAAG aacttCTACTGGAAGCTATCCAAAGGTATGGGACCAATTGCACAGTATCAGAGAGAGCGACTGCGCACAGGTTCAGCAGTTTTGccaaagccctgctgcagcagtttcACAGAAGATTCCTCAGTCTCCTTAGCCAGAGCAGATGAAGTGGGACCAGTTCTCTTGACTGagtgcagtgcccagcagcttTCTTGGCAGCTGACCCTACTGCAACAG gaaatatttaataaatgtcATCCAGTACACTTCCTAAATTCCAGAGCACTTGGTGTTAAAGACAAATATGTTGCTGTGCCAAA GGCAGTTTCAGCTGAGACAGTTTCCCTTAAAGTCTGTAATCTCTTTCTGTCGAAGTGCATACAAGACCAGTACCTTCTGCAATTATTGAAAAATGCAGACAGCATCAGCACTTGGGTTGCTGCTGAAATTGTAACATGTCACACAACTAAG cgGCAGGTGAGCTTGTTATCAAAATTTCTTCTTATAGCAAAATGCTGCTATGAGCAAAGAAATTTTGCTACTGCAATGCAAATCCTAGCAGGCTTGGAAAATCTTATTGTACGACAGTTGCCA GCCTGGAAAATTCTACCTGCAAAAGTAGCTGAGATAATGGAGGAGCTCAAGGCTGTTGAG GTGTTTTTGAAAAGTGATAGCTTATGTCTGATGGAAGGAGACAGGTTCAAAACTCTTCCAACAATTCCATCAGCCCATGTTTTAGCTATGCATGTCCAGCAACTTGAAACTGGAGGATTCACAATGACAAATGGAGCTCACAAGTGGACTAAACTTag AAATATTGCAAAAGTTGTGAGCCAAGTTCATGCCTTTCAAGAGAATCCTTATACATATGCACCAGATTTCAAGCTGCAGTCTTACCTCAGACAAAGAATAACTCGTTTTAAAGATGCAGACATTTCTGCCTTGGCAGCTGACAACTGTGCCAACTTCCATCAGATACCAGCAGAAAAACATTCTCGAAAAATTCAGGACACACTGCGCCGGATGAAAGCAACATTTCAGTAA